The Corallococcus caeni genome includes a region encoding these proteins:
- a CDS encoding helix-turn-helix transcriptional regulator: protein MQREQVLLEVMTALTRSLDLREVFSEAHGILSRELAADFGGLCVSRPGEPGQYDWPVVQDMPQVFFDRYPEISDECFVSASVIRRPNTVLRDTEMLSLREMRNSAMYAHCREMNMPVERVMSVALDMGLGWHSGFTLYRDTPKAFSEQQRDLLQRLTPILARTVRNCLMLGDLVRQGDLLDQLFRHTGLESIVLSPPHAELMRTPRATALLHRWFSEAPCGRFGLPHVLLDALERLRRAGQPMHSGQDVLTFRRPARSLKVTFLPLPLHPWRAPWALLFQEVSHSVQVPTEWRKRLTPRELDVVERVLNGWDNRTIAEDMGSSLNTLKTHLKRIFVKLAVPSRSKLILLAQERSAEAAG from the coding sequence ATGCAACGCGAACAGGTGCTCCTGGAGGTGATGACCGCGCTGACCCGCTCGCTCGACCTGCGGGAGGTCTTCTCGGAGGCCCACGGGATATTGTCGCGCGAGCTGGCCGCGGACTTTGGAGGGCTGTGCGTGTCCAGGCCCGGGGAGCCCGGCCAGTACGACTGGCCCGTGGTCCAGGACATGCCCCAGGTCTTCTTCGACCGCTACCCGGAGATTTCAGACGAATGTTTCGTGAGCGCCTCGGTCATCCGGCGGCCCAACACCGTGCTGCGGGACACCGAGATGCTGTCGCTCCGGGAGATGCGGAACAGCGCCATGTATGCGCACTGCCGGGAGATGAACATGCCGGTGGAGCGCGTCATGTCCGTGGCGCTGGACATGGGGCTTGGCTGGCACAGCGGCTTCACCCTGTACCGGGACACCCCGAAGGCCTTCTCCGAGCAGCAGCGGGACCTCCTCCAGCGCCTGACGCCCATCCTGGCCAGGACGGTTCGCAACTGCCTCATGCTGGGAGACCTGGTCCGCCAGGGAGACCTGCTGGACCAGCTCTTCCGGCACACAGGGCTTGAGAGCATCGTGCTGAGCCCGCCCCACGCCGAGCTGATGCGCACGCCCCGCGCCACGGCGCTGCTCCATCGCTGGTTCTCCGAGGCGCCGTGTGGCCGCTTCGGTCTGCCTCACGTGCTCCTGGACGCGCTGGAGCGGCTCCGCCGCGCTGGACAGCCGATGCACTCCGGACAGGACGTCCTGACGTTCCGGCGGCCAGCGCGAAGCTTGAAGGTGACGTTCCTCCCGTTGCCGCTCCATCCCTGGAGGGCGCCCTGGGCGCTGTTGTTCCAGGAGGTGTCCCACAGCGTCCAGGTCCCCACCGAGTGGCGCAAGCGGCTCACCCCACGCGAGCTGGACGTGGTGGAGCGTGTCCTGAATGGTTGGGACAACCGGACCATCGCCGAGGACATGGGCAGCTCGCTGAACACGTTGAAGACGCACCTGAAGCGGATCTTCGTCAAGCTGGCCGTGCCCAGCCGGTCCAAGCTGATCCTCCTCGCGCAGGAGCGGAGCGCCGAGGCTGCGGGGTGA
- a CDS encoding S1C family serine protease, with protein sequence MADERTRFALARAISLLGPPAPSFSEARSLLATSGAPLARGVFRAFAEKLLEVLRAQGARADLRPFVEAVVPVQEPSRRSLRMLVGLCILFGLLGGIWVARSPRFARTRSKVMALVAGEDLPGEAAPVPSALSTAEISRRAGPSTLSLRCGSKVGSGFFVDSELVLTNEHVVCPPGKLMTAVLADGRELLGETVASDVDLDLATVRVVGAKAAPLPLGDVTRLEPGDPLVFIGSPKGLDFTVHEGKVGFVGRQYLGTGYVQFNASVNPGNSGGPLLNGRGEVVGVVSMKIENADGLGLALPIAYASKLVSVPTTPESTERWKQLLERVARDEEREVKRFQVDTEQQVVLSVQRVDGLGLVVLVVERFDSPPTAVKRRMELETEGKTCTLDLEFEDWRPLSQSLAAQEDSRRLRWFLSRGLTRGIHIGGARLPVETCSLPEVGTAWLKSGQGSGENQERIEVSLKDVREARETWSRNPTGIQRWERERFKQRLAGTRSREEEERWRSSFGRARARVTRFEEERARLRKDASSGKPVAKRQQEVEEELKLASQQLAELERYAAEKNVPPEWQR encoded by the coding sequence GTGGCTGACGAGCGGACGCGCTTCGCGCTGGCGCGGGCCATCTCGCTGCTGGGCCCACCCGCGCCCTCGTTCTCCGAGGCGCGAAGCCTGCTCGCGACATCAGGGGCCCCCCTGGCCCGTGGCGTCTTTCGCGCCTTCGCGGAGAAACTCCTGGAGGTGCTGCGCGCCCAGGGCGCCCGCGCGGACTTGCGGCCCTTCGTGGAGGCGGTGGTGCCCGTCCAGGAGCCCTCTCGTCGAAGCTTGAGGATGCTCGTGGGCCTCTGCATCCTGTTCGGATTGCTGGGCGGCATCTGGGTGGCCCGTTCTCCGCGCTTCGCTCGCACCCGCTCGAAGGTCATGGCCCTCGTGGCGGGTGAAGACCTTCCGGGCGAGGCTGCTCCCGTGCCGTCGGCTCTCTCCACCGCGGAGATTTCACGCCGCGCCGGCCCGAGCACGTTGTCCCTGCGATGTGGGAGCAAGGTGGGCTCCGGCTTCTTCGTGGACTCGGAGCTGGTGCTGACCAACGAGCACGTGGTGTGTCCGCCGGGCAAGCTCATGACGGCGGTGCTCGCGGACGGGCGGGAGCTGCTCGGCGAGACGGTCGCCAGTGATGTGGATCTGGACCTCGCCACCGTCCGTGTCGTGGGAGCGAAGGCGGCGCCACTGCCACTGGGTGACGTCACGCGCCTGGAGCCCGGAGACCCGCTGGTCTTCATTGGCAGTCCCAAGGGCCTGGACTTCACCGTGCACGAGGGGAAGGTGGGCTTCGTGGGCCGGCAGTATCTGGGCACTGGCTATGTGCAATTCAATGCCTCGGTGAATCCGGGCAACAGTGGCGGACCGCTGTTGAATGGACGCGGCGAGGTGGTGGGCGTCGTCTCGATGAAGATCGAGAACGCGGATGGGCTGGGGCTGGCGCTGCCCATCGCCTACGCGAGCAAGCTCGTCTCCGTGCCCACCACGCCCGAGTCCACGGAGCGCTGGAAGCAGTTGCTCGAGCGCGTGGCGCGTGACGAGGAACGCGAGGTGAAGCGCTTCCAGGTGGACACCGAGCAGCAGGTGGTCCTCTCGGTGCAGCGGGTCGACGGGCTGGGGCTCGTCGTGTTGGTGGTCGAGCGGTTCGACTCGCCACCCACGGCCGTGAAGCGCCGCATGGAACTGGAGACGGAGGGCAAGACGTGCACGCTGGACCTGGAGTTCGAGGACTGGCGGCCCCTGAGCCAGTCCCTGGCGGCGCAGGAGGACTCGCGGAGGCTGCGCTGGTTCCTCTCGCGAGGCCTCACCCGAGGCATCCACATTGGCGGGGCGCGGCTGCCCGTCGAGACCTGCTCGTTGCCGGAAGTCGGCACCGCCTGGCTGAAGTCAGGGCAGGGGAGTGGTGAGAACCAGGAGCGCATCGAGGTGTCGCTCAAGGACGTGCGGGAGGCCCGTGAGACGTGGAGCCGGAACCCCACGGGCATCCAGCGCTGGGAGCGGGAGCGCTTCAAGCAGCGGCTGGCGGGGACTCGCTCTCGAGAGGAGGAGGAGCGGTGGCGCTCGTCCTTCGGCAGGGCCCGGGCGCGTGTCACCCGCTTCGAGGAGGAGCGCGCGCGTCTGCGCAAGGACGCGTCCTCCGGCAAGCCGGTGGCGAAGCGCCAGCAAGAGGTGGAGGAGGAGCTGAAGCTGGCGAGCCAGCAGCTCGCCGAACTGGAGCGCTACGCCGCGGAGAAGAACGTTCCCCCGGAGTGGCAGCGGTAG